GTGTAATGGCTTGCGTCCGCGTAAGTCCAAAAATAGAGAACACATCTCTTACCAGTTGTAAAATAATACCGTACTGCAAGGGCACGGAACCAATTCGCACAGTAAATATTCGTTGAAGGTATTACACGTAATCCTGGAACAAAGGTATCATGTGTGGCGTAAATAGTGCAAGAGCGGAACGTTTGAGGAGAGCCAGAATTCGCTGGACCAACTACCAGACATCTACTGCTGGTGATTTCCACCCCGCAAAGCGGATAGTCTGTGTGGTGTACTTGGTGGAGACAAGAACGATTGTTTCCCGTTGGCGGTGACATACCACACGGAGCGTGCATTAGTGTCAAGAGCAGGAACGTTCACAGCCCGCCATATATGGCAGTACCTGTAGATCTGGTGCTTTTGTTCTATCAGATTTGGGGTGCAGGCCTAGACTATTGGTGCCCCTACCACTTGTATATGGAAAAACAGACGGGAAAGGTCAAGATTCGCAGGATATGTGATGAGGATGAATGTGGACAGAATGACCAAAATAGTATGGAAAAAATGGGTATGACAAGGGGAGAGCCAAGTAACAATTTGGTTGTTAAACTCAGAAAGGACTGGTCAAGACTGAGAAGTTGAAAAACTGAGAAGGCAAATACACATATATTTTGCAATGCACCAGAGATCGATGACAGAGAAGGGCAGGAAAACGACAGAGAGTCACCAATGTACCGGGCAAAAGGATACGGAAAATCTCGAAAGAAGGGCGGAAGAGAAGGATGAAGAGGTTCTGGGCCAGAAGTAGAAAACGCAGTTCACGAGGGCCTAACCGAGAAGAAAAGAAGAACTTTTCTCACGCTCTAATGCGTGAAGAGAGCTTCGCTATGTCATTTGCTGTTCACCACGAAACAAATTTCCAGGAGTGGAATACAGATTATAAGGAAAGAATGATTCTCAGTAAACGTCACGACAACGAATGTGTTAGAGCCTGACCACAAGCTTGAAATGGATAAACTTGGGGTGGAAATTGTGGAGTGTCCTTACTACAGGAATCACATCAGCATTCATCATTATGGCAACCATGGAGGAAATATGTCTGTGTGGTTTTCAACCACACTCTTTCCGCAGGAGACTCCAGTCCTGAACCATTGCAGAATCTTACTTTCTTTAAGAGTTGCAGGACGCCTACCCTACAAATAGCATTGATGATGTACTTCAAATATATGCTTCTACAAGGCAGCGACAGCTATATTAGTCACTTAAATGGTTGATACCACGGTACCGGACCATACACATACTTAATGAAATCACATTTGTCAGATAATGTAGTATGACACCGCCGCTGTCACATTACTATTTTCTTTTTCGACGAAGTTTCGTGAAGTCTCCGCTATCAGCTACGTCATGACTTGTTGGTTCATTATTTCTTTGAGGCAGACATCTAGGAACAATTGGGTGTCGATGAAAAACTAAGCGACACTAAGATATTCCGTTAGTCGCAGCAGTGCTCTGTGACCTTGTGATTATACCAGATCCTCCACTGTCGCATTTGGACGGCAGTCTCTGCTCAGTCCCTTTGTTAAAGAGTCACGGAATCACGAGTACTTCACATCACGCAATGGCGAGCCTTATAAAAGCTCTGCAGCACGGGCTCACCTCAGCACTTCCATCACCATGAGGGCAACAGTGGCAGCTCTTCTCCTGTGTCTTGTGGTGAGTAGTAAGGACTGAGAGTTTATCTAAATTTGTGCTCTACGTACCTTTACTGGTACTTATTTCCACATCCCCTTACAAACACGGAATGCTTCGAAATGTACCACAATTTTCTACCTGTAGCAAGCCATTCTCGAATCTAAGCGTTGGATAGTGTTTGAAACTTTGTCGGTTCTTTAAGCGACTTCATATTAGTTCCATACGTACAAATAAAGACAGTTGTGAGATTGTACCAAATTCATCAACTTCGTGTGAATTGTTTATAAACAATACATGCGTAATATCAGTAAATAATCTGCATCCTCCTTCTTACTGGGTCAATATTTGCAAGGGTAACAGCCGAAACCCGTGTCTGAGCATCCACACGTTATTACTGGAGGATTTCAAAAATTGTAAaacatcagtccaaaaagtttcgagattatattactacaaagtacagaaaAATTAAGATGGTGGTTTAAATGCTTAAGGTATCCAACGTACCCCTCCCACTCTTGATTACAAGGCACAGAACATCCACATGCCCATGAGTCAGCGAGATCTATCTTTGACATGTTGTTCAACTGGTGTGTCCCATTGGTTTGAAAGTCGGTTATATCGTCAAAGCGTTAACACTTCACgtaaatttctgcactttgtcattcTACAGTGGCCTCGATTTCATAACACGAAATCTCATCAGCAGTGATGATTTGTCCGAGAAAAGAACTGTCCACGTGTTTCGTTTCAAGCTAGTCACGGCAGGTGACCAGGCATCGTCGCTTTCGTTCAGGAGTCAAGACGTATGGGACAAACCTTGTACACACTTTCCATCTCTTCAGGACATTGTCAAGAATGCCTTAAAcacttagagatgttgctccatcgcGATTTCTGACACAACAGTGATTACACCGTATGGTCGCACGTCGACTATGTACTTGACACAGCCTACTTACCTGCTTGAACTGACTCGTCGAATGTATGTCTGTGTTTTTTAGTTGTTCGGGTTGCCACTGTAGTTACTGAGCTGATTCGCTTATacgccagaaataaaatcagtctcggaatttTCTGGATGGTCGGTGAATGTAGAAAAATGCCATCACATTTTCTTCCTTGTGTCTTGCTGTTAATCCATTTCTAATGCTTCTAATGATCTTGCATCTGCATATCTACATCGTTTATGAAAGATTACAGGATATTTGTTATCACCTGTTTGCAGCATACTTTTGTCGCCGTTTGTCACTTCATCAGAGAGGTTGAAATTTCTCTAGTTCTGCAAGTACAACATCAGTAATCCCTTTAAAAGAGCCTATTTTCAAGTGATATTATTGGGTCAATCCTTATTCTTCACTCATGTTGTGGTAATAATCAAAGTACTACAACTCTGACGATACACAGCTAAATATGAGAATTCAACAAACATAGCGATTAATCACGAACATAAAAATTGGAATAATCATGAATCATAACCCTAAAATATTGCTATCGAGTAATTGAACAACGTAGCACATGTTACGCAAGAGCATTATTTAGTATACTAGAAGCTCATTATCGGGAGTAGTTCGCTTGCTTATTTATTCCCTTCTGATAGTAGACAGCAAGGGAAATCAAATCTTATATACTGACGGggaaaaccgcaacaccaaaaaataaataatgtcgagtaatgaaatttcaggaacatATTTGccgaggtaacatatttaaatcattaacattgcaatatcacacGTTAACATAAATGCGAGATAAGGTATTGGAAATATCAAATCTTGGTACATCAGTAACCGATGTAACGGtcagattgttgaatgcaagcacgcaaacacgaatgcattgtgttgtacaaatgACGGATGTCAGTTTCAGGGATGCGGttgcacgcctgttgcacttggtcggttaatacaaggacggttaatgctgtttgtggaagacgctAGAGTTGTCAACCGATGATGTCCCAAGGCCCATGCGGACACTGTAGAGCGTAGTGGGTTGCAACATATGTGGACCAGCATTATCCTTTTGGTAAAAATTGTGTATGGATGGGAGCactgcaggtcgaatcaccaaactgatgtGCATACTTCCAATCAGGGTGTGTGGGGCGACCACGAGACTGCTGGTGCTGTCATACAGAGTGGCACTCCACACCAGACCATAAATCCAGTAGTAGGTCCCGTGTGTCTAGCATGCCAATAAATAGGTTGCAGGCACTCGGATGGTCTCCAAAACACAGCCATCACTAGCActgaggcggaaccagctttcatcagagatcACAACAAACTTTTGCCTTGCTCCCATTCGGGCTCTCGCTTCACAacactgacgtcgcaaatggcggtggtttagggtcagtcGAGTGGACACTACAGAGCATCTACAGTAGACCCGTCCTTGAATTAATCAATTTATAACAGTTCTTTTTATCATTGTGGTGGCAActtctgctcagattgctgctgcagatgcagtacgatgtgcctgaGCTAGACAccgagcacgatggtcttccctcgcgGTAGTACCACACGGCTCTTTGGAACCCAATCTTCTTGCTACTGTATATTCTCACGACCATCCCTGCCAGAAATCATGTGCAGTgtccacattcctgccaagtgtttctgcaatgtCACgtaagcaacatccagcttctcgaagcCCTTTTATACGGCCTTGTTCGAACTCAGTGACGTGTTTCTGGCGAAACACAAATAATGGCATGGTACTAACACAAATTGACATCAATGCATACATTTCTTTATGATTACTTGAAGTAATCATCAATAATCGTTGAACATGTTCATTCATTCAGTTTCTGGAATAAAACAGTAAGACTGATTTCTAATATGTGTCAGTGTAAAAAGATGCATCTGATGATACAGTCCTAATAGTCACAAGTCATCATTTCTGCAATTCATTGTCTTGGCTTCAAAACTACATTAGCATAATCTTAATCTCCATTCAGAAGGAATACCACTTAAAACCTATCTACATATATGATGTACTTTACAATGTGAAATTCTACTACAGGTATCAGCATGCCGCAGCCAAGAGACTCCACCTGGCCCTCCTGGACCAACTGAAGGGCCACAACCAACTGGTCCACCAGGGCCACCAACCGGAGGTCCTGATCCAACTGGTCAACCAACCGGAGGTCCTGAACCAACTGGACCACCAGGTCCACCAACTGGAGGTCCTGAACCAACTGGAGAGCCTCAACCAACTGGAGGGCCACAACCAACTGGTGAACCTCAGCCTACTGGAGGTCCTCAACCTACTGGACCACCAGGGCCATCTGGCATTTTTTAGCCTGGTGTTTTCTAGTGATGCAAGATAAGCGCACCTGGAAACGTTAAGGGATATCAGCttttacttttatagttgactTTAACTGTGTTAATTGTTGGAAGTGTTCTTAAGTGTCATAAAAATCAATTCTGATTAAACCAGCAATGAAAAAGCTCCATTAACGTTTTATTTACCGTGTGCTGTAAAAGCAACCAGTTCACCAAAATATGGTACCAATACGTAAAAGTTATTACAGGAGTTACTATCGGTTCATACCTCATGAAATTCTTTACCACATGATTTGCAGTTCCAGAAGATGCTGTACGTTGCTGAAGGAGTCCATGTTACCAACTACGTGCACTTCACGAATTGATATGAGCAAATACATCTTCAGGAAACCCTCTTGCCAGCTATAAAAAGCCCTGTTCACAGTGTAGTGATATATAACCTTTGAACGATATTCGAACTTTGATGTTCTGTAATACAACTTGTGACGTGAGATGATTTCTTTGAAATCTATTTTCTCCTCCTTCAGTTACATACTTTTTCCTCTATTTATGTATGAGAATTGGTACACATATATAATTATTTCGATAGTGTGAGTCTTAAATTTCATGGGTCttcttttatttaattaatatgttGCCTTCTAATACAATTATTTATCTGGGATCTTCGTAGACCCTACCATATCTCCCAGAACGAATATTAACCGCAACTCAGTGTAACATCAGCAGTGGCAATGACAGAATGGATGGGAACGAACCTCTTTTTGACTGCTCTTACGTGGTGCAACCATTTATAAGGAACACGTCGCTAATGAGAAATTAAGGTCTATTTATCAAGACATAAATTGTAATCAATATGAGTAGATGACTCTCCTCAGTATTGTTTTAGAGTACCATCAACAATAAAATAGGAGTCACTAAACTTAATGATACCGATACGACTAAACCGTTCAAGTTGAACCAGAATGGCTATGTGGATGCTACAACATTAAATGTAAAAGATTAAATAGGAAAGAGAATGAACTGCGAGTCATCAAGGAAATAACGAGCAGATGCATTTTCTTTACAGTCGAAATATTCTTGAAGGCTCTGAGTAATACATAGCCATCCATTTCAAATTGggtaaactgaaatatttttcaaagcCTAAAGAAGAACTATGTGATTGCTGATGAAACTTCAGTAAGAAATTCTTTAACCATGACGTTTTAAATTATTCAAGGTTGgtttttccaaaaatttccaaaCTAGCCTTTTGTGACGTATATGAGAATATAATACAGCCCATTGATATGTAGGGGCAAGATATTAGGACTACATAAATTTAACACGTGTCCACATATTTAAAGGCTCATTTTTTCTCGCATAGCATACTTTAATGTGACATGGAAGGGACCATTCTTAAGCACAAGCAATACATTATTATACTGCACTCTTTCAGGAGACCCAAACCCTGCTATACAGGCCATGTCAAATTAATGGACTTTTTATATTGCATTGCATCGCCTGTAATGATAATGTTGTATAGGGAGCTGATGAGTTTGTTTGAGACATGTTCTCAAAAGATTTTCAACGCAATGGTAATT
This genomic stretch from Schistocerca cancellata isolate TAMUIC-IGC-003103 chromosome 2, iqSchCanc2.1, whole genome shotgun sequence harbors:
- the LOC126161466 gene encoding proline-rich protein 2-like isoform X3 is translated as MRATVAALLLCLVVSACRSQETPPGPPGPTEGPQPTGPPGPPTGGPDPTGQPTGGPEPTGPPGPPTGGPEPTGEPQPTGGPQPTGEPQPTGGPQPTGPPGPSGIF
- the LOC126161466 gene encoding proline-rich protein 2-like isoform X2 encodes the protein MRATVAALLLCLVVSACRSQETPPGPPGPTEGPQPTGPPGPPTGGPDPTGQPTGGPEPTGPPGPPTGGPEPTGEPQPTGGPQPTGEPQPTGGPQPTGPPGPSGIF